A window from Moritella yayanosii encodes these proteins:
- the queA gene encoding tRNA preQ1(34) S-adenosylmethionine ribosyltransferase-isomerase QueA encodes MQVSDFNFSLPDELIARYPKADRRSSRLLQLNGNSGELTDKQFVDVLDLVEAGDLMVFNNTRVIPARMYGKKASGGKIEVLVERVIGDHSVLAHVRSSKSPKVGAQLILEGTVKAEMIARHDALFELKFLDERHVLEILEDIGHMPLPPYIDRPDEDSDKERYQTVYNEKPGAVAAPTAGLHFDEALLVELADKGVNIAFVTLHVGAGTFQPVRVDNILDHHMHSEYAEVSADVVAKIAETKANGGRVIAVGTTSVRSLESAAQATMAKGLPLAPFFEDTDIFIYPGYKFQLVDAMITNFHLPESTLIMLLSAFAGYDHVMPAYQHAIAEKYRFFSYGDAMFVTKQTAT; translated from the coding sequence ATGCAGGTTTCAGATTTCAATTTTAGTCTTCCTGACGAGTTAATTGCGCGTTATCCGAAAGCGGATCGACGTTCAAGCCGTCTACTCCAACTAAACGGCAATAGTGGCGAACTTACTGATAAGCAGTTTGTTGACGTCCTCGATTTAGTTGAAGCTGGCGATCTGATGGTATTTAATAATACCCGCGTTATTCCTGCGCGTATGTACGGTAAAAAAGCCTCTGGCGGTAAAATCGAAGTGCTGGTTGAGCGTGTGATTGGCGATCATTCAGTACTTGCGCATGTACGTTCTTCTAAGTCGCCAAAAGTAGGTGCGCAACTTATCTTAGAAGGTACCGTGAAGGCCGAGATGATTGCCCGTCATGATGCATTATTTGAATTGAAATTTTTAGACGAGCGTCATGTATTGGAAATATTAGAAGACATTGGCCATATGCCACTGCCTCCTTATATCGATCGCCCTGACGAAGATTCAGATAAAGAGCGCTACCAAACGGTTTATAATGAAAAACCGGGTGCTGTCGCGGCGCCAACAGCGGGCTTACACTTTGATGAAGCATTGTTAGTAGAACTCGCAGATAAAGGTGTAAACATCGCGTTTGTGACGCTACACGTTGGAGCGGGTACTTTCCAGCCAGTACGTGTGGATAATATTCTTGATCACCATATGCATTCAGAATATGCCGAAGTATCTGCAGACGTTGTCGCTAAAATTGCTGAAACAAAGGCCAATGGTGGTCGTGTGATCGCGGTGGGTACCACATCGGTACGGTCTTTAGAAAGTGCAGCGCAAGCAACCATGGCAAAGGGCTTACCGTTAGCGCCATTCTTTGAAGATACTGACATCTTTATTTACCCTGGTTACAAGTTCCAACTTGTTGATGCCATGATAACCAATTTCCATTTACCAGAATCAACCTTGATCATGCTGTTATCTGCGTTCGCAGGGTATGATCATGTGATGCCTGCTTATCAACATGCGATTGCTGAGAAATACCGTTTCTTTAGTTATGGTGACGCGATGTTTGTCACTAAGCAAACGGCAACATAA
- a CDS encoding flagellar motor protein MotB, whose amino-acid sequence MSENIIIIKRKRRRRGKSKGGGAWKVAFADFMLALMAFFMVLWILAVSNADERKEFSESIRNYSIFESESNPFDFSGNPLPTSIGADLSVLDSRHQPDLTKHSISKKTARSLNQRTADDEGDSGYGDKPMMNSLLKGQLTSPEQLALLASKLEALTDSIGAAENIDIEVVPQGLRILLHDNAKHKMFRRGSAQMTPFFQDVLRSLAPVFIPIENKLMISGHTDRSKFHNAAFTNWELSSKRALQARQMLQIGGMPRERVAQVVAMSDTMPIDAANPKSSVNRRIELLLLTEDAEEAIKSLFNRDKPDNAIDNAVDRAEYNRPVLRSKVLFDNVGK is encoded by the coding sequence ATGTCAGAAAATATTATTATTATTAAGCGTAAAAGAAGACGTCGAGGTAAATCTAAAGGTGGCGGTGCTTGGAAAGTCGCATTTGCTGATTTTATGTTAGCGTTGATGGCTTTTTTTATGGTGCTGTGGATCCTTGCTGTTTCAAACGCCGATGAACGTAAGGAATTTTCTGAAAGTATACGTAATTATTCAATATTTGAGAGTGAAAGTAATCCATTCGATTTTAGTGGTAATCCTTTACCGACAAGTATTGGCGCTGATTTATCTGTATTAGACAGTAGACATCAGCCAGATTTAACAAAACATTCAATATCTAAAAAAACGGCTCGTTCTTTAAATCAGCGTACTGCAGATGATGAAGGGGATAGTGGTTACGGTGATAAGCCCATGATGAATTCATTGCTGAAAGGGCAGTTAACTTCTCCAGAGCAATTAGCATTATTAGCTTCTAAATTAGAGGCTCTTACTGATTCGATTGGTGCCGCGGAAAATATTGACATTGAAGTGGTGCCACAAGGTTTGCGAATTCTATTACATGATAACGCTAAACATAAAATGTTCCGCCGTGGTAGTGCGCAGATGACACCATTTTTTCAGGATGTCTTACGCTCATTAGCGCCCGTTTTTATTCCTATAGAGAATAAGTTAATGATCTCTGGGCATACAGATCGCTCTAAGTTTCATAATGCGGCATTTACTAACTGGGAGCTGTCTAGCAAACGGGCGCTGCAAGCAAGGCAAATGCTACAGATTGGCGGTATGCCGAGAGAGCGGGTTGCACAAGTCGTCGCGATGTCAGATACGATGCCGATTGATGCTGCGAACCCTAAATCGAGTGTTAACCGCCGAATCGAGTTATTGTTGCTGACTGAAGACGCAGAGGAAGCCATTAAGTCGTTATTTAATCGAGATAAACCGGATAATGCTATTGATAACGCGGTTGATAGAGCAGAATATAATAGACCAGTATTAAGATCAAAAGTCTTGTTTGATAACGTAGGAAAGTGA
- the motA gene encoding flagellar motor stator protein MotA gives MQKFVGLGIILLCVFGGFMLAGGKLAVMWQPAELLIILGAGIGSMLIANPKYVLVELKNQFFASFKKEADRGEVMKELLLVMHTLMEMVRNKGLKSIDDHIENWETSSLFLQYEHIHSDHLLMHFITDNFRMMSMGKMSSHELEHVLESEIEALEDDLLKPSEALHTTGEAMPGFGILAAVMGIIITMSSLDGPLMMIGLHVGAALVGTFLGIFFCYCLFEPVGESLAARVHNQLLLLTCVKTMMVSHISGKSPVLSVDSGRKLIDREIKPTFVEMEQWLNSKEG, from the coding sequence ATGCAAAAATTTGTAGGTCTGGGGATCATCCTCCTCTGTGTTTTCGGTGGTTTTATGCTCGCAGGAGGAAAACTTGCTGTTATGTGGCAACCAGCTGAATTGCTGATTATTCTAGGTGCTGGTATTGGTTCAATGTTGATCGCAAATCCTAAGTATGTATTGGTTGAATTAAAAAATCAGTTTTTCGCGTCTTTTAAAAAAGAAGCCGATCGCGGCGAAGTAATGAAAGAATTACTGTTGGTGATGCATACGCTGATGGAAATGGTTCGCAATAAAGGACTAAAGTCGATTGATGACCACATTGAAAACTGGGAAACCAGTTCATTATTTTTACAATACGAGCATATCCATTCTGATCATCTATTAATGCATTTTATTACTGACAACTTTCGGATGATGTCAATGGGGAAAATGTCGTCTCATGAATTAGAGCATGTGTTAGAAAGTGAGATTGAAGCGCTTGAAGATGATTTATTAAAACCATCTGAAGCCTTGCATACTACGGGTGAAGCTATGCCTGGTTTTGGTATTTTAGCGGCTGTAATGGGGATTATCATTACCATGTCTTCGCTAGATGGACCATTAATGATGATAGGTTTGCACGTTGGTGCCGCTTTAGTCGGGACTTTCCTGGGTATTTTTTTCTGCTACTGCTTATTTGAACCGGTTGGCGAATCACTTGCTGCACGAGTACATAATCAATTACTGCTATTAACTTGCGTCAAAACGATGATGGTGTCACATATTTCAGGTAAATCACCCGTGCTATCTGTTGATTCTGGACGCAAGTTGATAGATCGAGAAATTAAGCCGACATTTGTTGAAATGGAACAATGGCTTAATTCTAAGGAAGGCTAA